In Myxococcus xanthus, the genomic window GGACAGTTGCGCGAGCTGCACGACGAGGTCCGCAGGCTGGCCGAGGAGGTGAACGGCGTCGTCCCCGAGGAATGAGCGCGAGGGGGAACGGACGCCGCGGGTGTCCTACACCGCTCGCGCTGAGGTCCGGCCGCAGGCTTGTGAACGGGCGGGTTTTTTCTCGCTGGCGAGCTGCACGAGTCCCGCCTCGAAGTCCGCGAGCGAGCGGGCCTCGTAGGCGATGCGGTGGGTGCTGGCCGCGTCGTCGCCTTCCACGGCCTGGAGTCATGACTCATCGCGCATGGCTCCAGGCTGGAAGGGCCTCAGGCGCGGATGCTCGTCTTCCGTGCACCCGCGCGCTTGTAGACCTTGCCCGCCTTCAGCGGCGTCGTATCTGTCGTCTTCTTGGGGCGGCCCTCCTTGCGGTAGGCCACTGCGGCCGCGGACGGCAGTGTCTTGCGCCGCGAGGTGCTGCTCTGGCCTGGCTCCGGTTCGGGCAGCTTGCGGCTTTTCGCCGTGAGGCCCCTTCCTGGCGCGTGGCGGGGACTGACGCTGCGGTCCGCGAAGGTCCGTTTCCCCAGGGTCCGCCGGCCGCTCTTCTTCGCATGGTGCGTGCTGTCCGCGCTGGCGAGATGCACGTCGGTGGGCTTGAGCTCCAACGTCGTTCCCTGCCGCTTCGCGCGCTTCACGCGCTCCGTCTGACTCTTCTCTGGCATTCGACCTCCAGCGACACAGGTAGGAATGCCGGGTGGGAGATGCCAGGGGGCAGTGGAGCAGCCGGGCCCTGGTGCCCAGGTCTGGTGGTGTCGTGGAACGTCCGTCATGGCATTCCGGGACGGGTTGCGGCGGCGCGGGGGGAGGTGCTCCGATGGTGGGGCCATGCGCCGCGCTCGAATCTCCTTGGACGCGCCGTACCTCTCGCCGGAGTCGGGCGAGTTCCGCATCGTCTGTCCTGGCTGTGGGCATGCCGTCACGGTGGGCGCCGAGGCACGCTGCATGAAATGCGGCGCGAGCCTGGAGGCGGCCTTGAGCGCCGCGCGAGGTCCGCCGCCTCCGTTGCCACCGCGCCGGTTGACCCGGGCACAGCGCGCGGCCGTCTCGCGGCCCAAGCTGCACAAGCACTACGTCCTGGGAACGCTGGCCCTGTGGGCGGGGGTGATGCTGCTCCCGGTGGGACTGTTCTTCCTGCGGCCCCTGCTCCTGCAGTCCGCCATCTTCATCGGGATGGGGCTGTTGTTCCGGCGCACGAGCTGGCCGGTGTCGCTGCGGCGCGAGCAGCAGCGTCAGTTGAAGGCATGGGTCTGGGGCTTGCCGGCCGCGGCTGAACTCACGCGGGTGGAGCGTCAGGTGGCGCCCACGCTGCATGCCGGACGCGTGGTGCAACTCGATTACGTCTTCACGGTGCATGGCCAGCGCGTCGAAGGGAGCGTGCCTTCACCGCATGCGTCGGACCTGCTGCGGCGCCCGGGAGAGCGCGTGTGGGCCGTCTACGTGGCGGAGGACCCGGGCGCCAGCGCGCTGTGGCCACCGGGCCCTTGAAACGGGCACGGCCCCCGCCCGGAGGTCGCGGGGCGCGGGCCGCGTCACGACGTGTACATGCTAGCCGCCGTGAAGGGGCAGGCGCTTCTTCGGCCCGCCGAGGTGCTTCACGTTCATCTCGCTGGGGGCCTTCTTGCGGCCCTTGAGGGGGGTTGCGCGTCGCCGATGACTCTTGGGCTCATGTGCCTCGGCGGCGGGGCCCAGCGTCACGCGCTCCAGCGTCTTCTGCCGCCGCAGCGCGGCCGCGTCGTCGTGGGGCATCGTCTTGCGCCCCTTGCTGGCCTGTACGCTCGGCTGGGCCCCGTGCGCGCCGACCCGCCGCCTGTTCTTGATGCCTGCCACTATCGTCCGAACGGCCATGTTGCCTCCCTGCGGGTGAGGTAAGGACGGCGCCACGGCTTTTCCATCCCCCTCCATGGGACGGCGGAGGTCATTGCTCCCCTGCCTGCCGGGAGGAAGGGATGCCGCGCGCTGTCAGGACGCCTTCATTCCTTCCTTGTCGAATACCCCCCGGGGGTATATATCCGCCGCGGCAGGATACTCCCACCCAGTATGTCGTCACCGCCATGCCTCACTCGCCGGAAGAGAAGAAGAAGGCGCTGCTCCGCGTCCGCCGCATCCGCGGTCAGACCGAAGCCCTGGAGCGTGCGTTGGAGTCCGGAGCCGAATGCGGAACGGTCCTCCAGCAACTGGCTGCCATCCGGGGCGCCATCAACGGACTGATGTCCGAGGTGCTGGAGTCACACATCCGGGAGGAGTTCGGCCCGGCGTCCGACGAGGATCCGCGCCACGCCCAGCGGGTGCGGGACATGACGACGCTGGTCCGCACCTATCTCAAGTGAGCGGGAGTCCCTGCCTTCATCCCCTAGCCCCAGGAGCATCCTCATGAAGTCCCGTGCCGCTGTTGCCTTCGAAGCCGGAAAGCCCTTGAGCATCGTCGAACTCGACGTCGCGCCTCCGCAGAAGGGCGAGGTCCTGGTCCGCATCACCCACACGGGCGTCTGTCACACCGACGCGTTCACCCTCTCCGGGGATGATCCGGAAGGTCTCTTCCCTGTGGTGCTCGGCCACGAGGGGGCCGGCGTGGTGGAGGCGGTGGGCGAGGGCGTGACGTCCGTGAAGCCCGGCGACCACGTCATTCCGCTCTACACCGCGGAGTGCGGCCAGTGTCTGTTCTGTAAGTCCGGCAAGACCAACCTGTGCGTGGCGGTGCGTGCCACCCAGGGCAAGGGTGTGATGCCAGACGGCACCACGCGCTTCTCGTACAACGGCAAGCCCGTCTACCACTACATGGGGTGCTCCACCTTCAGCGAGTACACCGTGGTGGCGGAGGTGTCGCTGGCTCGCATCAACCCGAACGCCAACCCCGAGCAGGTCTGCCTGCTGGGCTGCGGCGTGACGACGGGCCTGGGCGCGGTGAAGAACACGGCCCGCGTGCAGGAAGGGGATTCGGTGGCGGTGTTCGGCCTGGGCGGCATCGGCCTGGCGGTCATCCAGGGCGCCCAGATGGCGAAGGCGGGTCGCATCATCGCCATCGATACGAACCCCGCCAAGTTCGAGCTGGCGAAGGCCTTCGGCGCCACCGACTTCGTCAACCCCAAGGACCATGACCGTCCCATCCAGCAGGTCATCGTCGAGATGACGGGCTGGGGCGTGGACCACTCCTTCGAGTGCATCGGCAACGTGGGCGTGATGCGCGCTGCGATCGAGTGCTCGCACCGCGGCTGGGGCCAGTCCATCATCATCGGCGTGGCCGGCGCGGGACAGGAGATCTCCACCCGTCCGTTCCAACTCGTCACGGGCCGGACCTGGAAGGGCACCGCCTTTGGTGGCGTGAAGGGCCGCTCGGAGCTCCCCGGCATGGTGGAGGACGCGATGGCCGGGAAGATTCAGCTCGCGCCGTTCGTGACCCACACGCGTTCGCTGACCGACATCAACGAGGCCTTCGACCTCATGCACGAGGGCAAGTCCATCCGCACCGTCGTCCGCTACTGAGTCAACCGCCAACCCCTTCCCCGAGGCGCAGGGCATGCGCGTATCGGCCACGCACAGCGCCAAGTCGAAGGGCACCTTCCGGGAGGACTGAGAACATGGAACGCATCGAACACCACGCGAGTTTTGGCGGCCGGCAGGAGGTGTGGAAGCACACTTCCTCCGCGCTGGGCGGCGAGACGCGGTTCGGCATCTACCTGCCGGAGGCCGCGCTGCGCGGCGAGCGCTGCCCAGTGCTGTACTGGCTCTCCGGCCTGACCTGCACCGAGCAGAACTTCATCACCAAGGCGGGCGCGCAGGAGCACGCGGCGCGCCACGGATTCATCGTCGTCGCGCCGGACACCAGTCCTCGTGGCGACGCGGTTGCCAATGACGCTGCCTATGATTTGGGGCAGGGGGCGGGCTTCTACCTCGACGCCACGCAGGCTCCCTGGGCGCCGCATTTCCGCATGCAGGACTACGTGGCCCGGGAACTCCCCGCGCTGGTGGAGCAGCACTTCCCGGCCACGGACGCGCGAGGCATCTTCGGCCATTCGATGGGCGGTCATGGCGCGCTCGTCACCGCCCTGCGCCACCCGGGCCGCTACCGCAGCGTGTCCGCCTTCTCCCCCATCGTCGCCCCCTCACAGGTGCCGTGGGGCCAGAAGGCCTTCACCGCCTACCTGGGCGACAACCGCGCCGCGTGGGCGGCCTGGGACGCCGTCGAGTTGGTGAAGACGGCGAAGGAGCGCCTGACGCTCCTGGTGGACCAGGGCGAGGCCGACGAGTTCCTCGCCACCCAATTGCGCCCGGAGTTGCTGGCCGCCGCCTGCGAGGCCACGGGCCATCCGCTCACGCTGCGGCGGCACGCGGGGTACGACCACAGCTACTACTTCATCGCCACGTTCCTCGCGGACCACTTCGCACACCACGCGAAGGCCCTCGTCGGTTCGGAGAAGGCGCGTTCGTAGTCGCGACGGTCATCCCGGGTTCCGGTCAGCCCCGACGTGACATGTCGGGGCTGGCCGTGTCTCAGCGGGACTGAGTCGACGACCCTTTGCCACGCCGGGGCGGGCGGGTGCTGGTGGTGCTCTCGGGCGGGAACAGCCAGCCGTCCGCGCCGCGCGGGGCGGTGTTGCTGGTCCGCGCCGTCTCCGTGGGCTCCAGGTGCAGGCCACGGCAGCCGCGGCACCAGGACTGGGGCCGGCGCTCGCCGCGCATGGTGCGGTAGCCGAAGTCCTGCGCCGTGGGGCCCATGTGGCCGCAGCGCGGGCAGCGGCTCAGGGACGTGACGCCCGTCTCCTTCGCCTTCTGCTTGCCATGCTCCACCACCAGCGCCAGCGCCGCGGCGAACCCCACCCGTCGCTCCGAGGCGACGTGGAAGCGCCGAGCGCGCTTGCGGCCCTTGCCGCCCAGCACCGGTAGCAGGTCCATGCCCCCAAGCAGGTTGCGCTGCTCGAGGACGCGCGTCGAAGAGCTGTTCGTGGTCGAGTGGCTCACAAGAGCACTCATACCGGGGCGGTCTGACATGCCCTGTGGAGGGGGATGCCTGCCTGCCCGCTCCTCGGAGGGATACTGAGCGAAAGTTCAATGAATCCGAGGATCTACACATCCACCCCGATTGGTAGGACGCCGGCGGCACAGGGAGGCCCCATGCCGCCGAGTCCCAAGGGGGGCGGTTACTCCCCGCCGTCCGTGCCGGACATGCCGCCGCCGGCCTCGCTGGCGCCGAAGACGGGCGTGCCGCCGGGCAGGCTTGGGTCATGCGGGAGGCTGCCGCGCGGGCTGCGCAGGTAGACGAAGGGCGTGGCGAACAGGAAGTTGGACACGCGCGACGTGTAGATGTCCGCGTACCGTTCCACCTGCCGGGCCAGGTGGCTCTTGTCATTGCCCGCGCGCGTCAGCAGGCCCCAAATGGGGTTGGACAGCTCGGTGGCCGCGCGTGCCAGGGGCCCCAGCTCCGCGTCCAGCGCCTCCAGCTCCGTGCGCAGCGTGGCCAGCCGCGCCACCAGCTCCGTCTCCGACGGCGTGTCCGTGCGCGGGCCGTACTGGAAGCGCCGCCGCTGGAGCTCCAGGCGAATCTGGCAGCTCTCCGCCTCCAGCCGCTCCTTCACCACCATGCGCTCGGCCAGCCGGGTCTCCGTGGCGCGGAACGAGGCGATGGAGCGCACCTCGTCCTCCAGCTCGCGCAGGATGAGCGCCGTGCGCCAGCGCAGCACATTCTTCGTCACGTGCACGTCGCCGAACATGTGGTCGCCCACGTAGAGAATCTGGTCACCGCTCATGCCCAGGTGGCGCTCCAGCTCCACCGCGCTGCCGCCGAAGTACGGCGTGCCCGGCTTGAAGGGGCCCGTGTGCGGACGCAGCAGCGCCTCGCCGCTGGACTCCACCACCTCGAAGAGCGACGAGCGCGTGGTGAAGAACTCCGGCTTGCGCGCGGAGACAATCACCACGTCGAAGAGCTGCCGCCACGTCATGCCTTCCGGCAGGTGCCGGTCGAAGGCGAAGTGCATCATGGGCTCGGTGTAGGCCCACTCGCTGTTGGTGATGAGCAGCAGCTTCTTGCCGGCGTTGCGCTGGTCCAGCAGCGCCAGCGGCGTCTCCGGGTCGTCGATGACGTAGCGCTCCGGGTCGGCGATGATTTCCGCCTTCAGCCGCCCCTGCATGTGCGTGGCGTCCAGGTTCTTCCGCACGTGCTCGTAGAGGTCCGAATAGCCCATGGGGCCCGGGAGCTGGCCGGCGTCCAGCCGGTCCACGAGCTGTGCGTAGATGCACGCCTCCGACAGCGAGAAGAGCGTGTTGAGGAACACCCAGCGCTGCTCATGCAGGTCGATGATGGTGCGCGCGTATTCGTCGCGCTGGGCCTCGAAGCTCATGGCCTGCGTGCCGTGCAGCGCCTTCTTCACGAAGCCGAAGCGGTTGGCCTTGAGGAGGTTGCCCTTCTCCGTGTCGATGATGAGGCCGCGCATCGACAGCTCGGGGTCGAACGACAAGTCCGCCACCGGCCAGCCCTGCTCGACGAGCCGGTCGCGGATGTGCTCGTAGGCGCGGCGCTCCCACGCCTCCACATGGTAGTGGATGAGCGTGTAATCCATGTCGTAACCCACCGCCTTGATGGCGCGCAGGTTGAGGGTGCGGTTGCAGAACAGTCCGCGCTCGGGCGGGGGACCAGGAATGAACGTGCTCATGGCACCCCTGGCTTGCCCCGGAGCGCGCGAAAAGTCACTGCTTTCGTCAGGGCCCGTCCGCTGGACGGCAGAAGTCCAGCGGCACCCCGGCCGGGTCAAGCCTGCTTCGCGAGCTCCGCGTCGATGGCGGACAGCAGACGCGCATCATCCGCGGCGACGTCCGGCGCGAAACGCGCGGCGACGCGGCCGTCACGCCCGACGAGGAACTTCTCGAAGTTCCACTGCACTTCCGGCACGGGGTTGGCGGTGATGCCGTAGCCCTGGAGCCGGCTGCGCATGGGGCCTTCGCCCAC contains:
- a CDS encoding HAD-IG family 5'-nucleotidase, whose amino-acid sequence is MSTFIPGPPPERGLFCNRTLNLRAIKAVGYDMDYTLIHYHVEAWERRAYEHIRDRLVEQGWPVADLSFDPELSMRGLIIDTEKGNLLKANRFGFVKKALHGTQAMSFEAQRDEYARTIIDLHEQRWVFLNTLFSLSEACIYAQLVDRLDAGQLPGPMGYSDLYEHVRKNLDATHMQGRLKAEIIADPERYVIDDPETPLALLDQRNAGKKLLLITNSEWAYTEPMMHFAFDRHLPEGMTWRQLFDVVIVSARKPEFFTTRSSLFEVVESSGEALLRPHTGPFKPGTPYFGGSAVELERHLGMSGDQILYVGDHMFGDVHVTKNVLRWRTALILRELEDEVRSIASFRATETRLAERMVVKERLEAESCQIRLELQRRRFQYGPRTDTPSETELVARLATLRTELEALDAELGPLARAATELSNPIWGLLTRAGNDKSHLARQVERYADIYTSRVSNFLFATPFVYLRSPRGSLPHDPSLPGGTPVFGASEAGGGMSGTDGGE
- a CDS encoding S-(hydroxymethyl)glutathione dehydrogenase/class III alcohol dehydrogenase encodes the protein MKSRAAVAFEAGKPLSIVELDVAPPQKGEVLVRITHTGVCHTDAFTLSGDDPEGLFPVVLGHEGAGVVEAVGEGVTSVKPGDHVIPLYTAECGQCLFCKSGKTNLCVAVRATQGKGVMPDGTTRFSYNGKPVYHYMGCSTFSEYTVVAEVSLARINPNANPEQVCLLGCGVTTGLGAVKNTARVQEGDSVAVFGLGGIGLAVIQGAQMAKAGRIIAIDTNPAKFELAKAFGATDFVNPKDHDRPIQQVIVEMTGWGVDHSFECIGNVGVMRAAIECSHRGWGQSIIIGVAGAGQEISTRPFQLVTGRTWKGTAFGGVKGRSELPGMVEDAMAGKIQLAPFVTHTRSLTDINEAFDLMHEGKSIRTVVRY
- the fghA gene encoding S-formylglutathione hydrolase, which gives rise to MERIEHHASFGGRQEVWKHTSSALGGETRFGIYLPEAALRGERCPVLYWLSGLTCTEQNFITKAGAQEHAARHGFIVVAPDTSPRGDAVANDAAYDLGQGAGFYLDATQAPWAPHFRMQDYVARELPALVEQHFPATDARGIFGHSMGGHGALVTALRHPGRYRSVSAFSPIVAPSQVPWGQKAFTAYLGDNRAAWAAWDAVELVKTAKERLTLLVDQGEADEFLATQLRPELLAAACEATGHPLTLRRHAGYDHSYYFIATFLADHFAHHAKALVGSEKARS
- the frmR gene encoding formaldehyde-responsive transcriptional repressor FrmR, coding for MPHSPEEKKKALLRVRRIRGQTEALERALESGAECGTVLQQLAAIRGAINGLMSEVLESHIREEFGPASDEDPRHAQRVRDMTTLVRTYLK